The following proteins come from a genomic window of Vidua chalybeata isolate OUT-0048 chromosome W unlocalized genomic scaffold, bVidCha1 merged haplotype SUPER_W_unloc_4, whole genome shotgun sequence:
- the MEX3C gene encoding RNA-binding E3 ubiquitin-protein ligase MEX3C isoform X1, with product MRELPRGHILLHSCKIKALRAKTNTYIKTPVRGEEPVFVVTGRKEDVAMAKMEILSAAEHFSMIRASRNKSGPALGGLPCTPNLPGQMTVQVRVPYRVVGLVVGPKGATIKRIQQQTHTYIVTPSRDKEPVFEVTGMPENVNCAREEIEMHIAMRTGNYIKLNKENDFHYNSTDVSFEGGTLRSAWLASNPVPLSCTRMISNYRNDSSSSLGSSSTDSCFGSNRLADFSPTSPFSTSNFWFGETLPSVGTEDLAVDSPVYDSLSMPSQTIWTPFEPVNPLPGFGSDPAINTKPQCRGRQPSTPCLSPTFPESLDHSLAGRANSDPPSTGHQVSLPIYIPAFSNGTNSYSSSNGGSTSSSPPESRQKLDCVMCFENQVVAALVPCGHNLFCLECANKICEKEVPSCPVCQTAVTQAIQIHS from the exons ATGAGAGAACTTCCACGTGGGCACATACTATTACATA GttgcaaaataaaagcactaAGGGCCAAGACAAATACTTACATTAAGACCCCTGTTCGTGGAGAAGAACCCGTCTTTGTTGTCACTGGGCGAAAGGAGGATGTAGCCATGGCTAAAATGGAAATTCTCTCAGCTGCTGAACACTTCTCCATGATCAGAGCATCACGCAACAAGAGtggtcctgccctgggaggcCTGCCATGTACCCCTAACCTGCCAGGTCAGATGACAGTCCAAGTCAGGGTGCCTTACCGTGTAGTTGGGCTGGTGGTTGGACCAAAAGGAGCTACAATCAAAAGAATTCAGCAGCAGACCCATACCTACATAGTCACCCCCAGCAGGGACAAGGAGCCAGTCTTCGAAGTCACAGGAATGCCTGAAAATGTCAATTGTGCACGTGAGGAGATAGAGATGCATATAGCCATGCGTACTGGGAACTACATCAAGCTGAATAAAGAGAATGATTTCCACTACAATAGTACAGATGTGAGTTTTGAAGGAGGCACTCTCAGGTCTGCATGGCTTGCTTCTAATCCTGTCCCTCTTAGTTGCACCAGAATGATTTCTAATTATAGGAAtgacagctccagctccttggGAAGTAGTTCCACAGATTCCTGTTTTGGAAGCAATAGATTGGCTGACTTCAGCCCAACAAGTCCGTTCAGCACAAGCAACTTTTGGTTTGGAGAAACGTTGCCTTCAGTGGGCACGGAAGACCTCGCAGTTGACTCTCCTGTGTATGACTCCTTATCAATGCCTTCCCAAACCATTTGGACTCCTTTTGAACCTGTAAACCCTCTCCCTGGCTTTGGTAGTGACCCTGCTATTAATACCAAGCCTCAATGCCGAGGGAGACAGCCATCTACTCCTTGCCTGTCACCCACATTTCCAGAAAGCCTGGATCACTCACTAGCTGGGAGAGCGAATAGTGACCCACCTAGCACTGGCCACCAAGTAAGCCTTCCCATCTACATCCCTGCATTCTCCAATGGCACCAACAGCTATTCATCTTCCAATGGTGGCTCCACGTCCAGCTCGCCCCCTGAGTCGAGACAGAAGCTTGACTGCGTGATGTGCTTCGAGAACCAAGTTGTTGCAGCCCTGGTCCCCTGTGGTCACAATCTCTTCTGCCTGGAGTGTGCCAACAAAATCTGTGAAAAGGAAGTCCCATCGTGTCCTGTTTGCCAGACAGCTGTTACTCAAGCAATTCAAATTCACTCTTAA